A single window of candidate division KSB1 bacterium DNA harbors:
- a CDS encoding BamA/TamA family outer membrane protein — MKRPGHNWLLFVLAALVIAVGTTHSQQGEYNHPELDWFTLETEHFAVHFHEGAERTAREVARVAEQIYSPVTELYGYRPDGKVHFIIKDYDDNSNGAAYYYDNKVEIWAPPMDFDLRGTHAWVPNVVTHEFCHLVSLGATRKISRRVPAFYFQAVGREDERRPDVVLGFPDRIVSYPLPMTIVPMWFAEGMAQYQRASLGHDSWDAHRDMLLRTAVTGGELLSLDAMGVFGNNSIGNERVYNQGYALVMYIAQRYGEGALARLCAALRRPWHVSMNGAVQSVLGLTEKELYADWVRWLNERYEAQLAPVRARPVAGKVVVSQGIYNVHPVWSPDGKLLAYVGVGARDYLSQTALFVQEGSSSRVTAVAQGVQGKVSWSPDGTRLVYARRRLCAHGSRLWDLHVYDLTRKRETRLTTGLRTRDPDWSPDGTTIAFVVGRDGTDNLYTMRADGSSLTPLTSNHGGETIFGPRWAPDGKHIVFATGKPHGRGIVIMDVATGATRVLLNQGDARDPVFSPDGEWIYFSWDRTGIFNIYRTDCLGSSVEQVTNVEGGAFMPHVHGTGRLVYSSFASDGYKIAVLDTLPQPPVAVLSLVKPDLEGDSPPRASVEHVDGTDPSLAARPYRMTYTQLALLPRVMVDYGRVKAGSYFYSSDMLDRYSLLGGFGINTARDFDAFAIFEYRRFAPTIFVELYSFSLHMDERIEILQGEPLLPVKLRFNVLEAEIGARYWLFDALMVRPVFSHAEYTSKIADFYFQNRRWWSPANTYFIGNRLGFDLEADLVRRAMDSEIAPAAGRKVRLAYRYEFNKFFEDFSTDNPYGTVQEKYTPYNYNSLQLDWQEYLRMPLTRHALGLRVRLGYIDRPVDSFFNFFAGGLDGMRGYSYYSIEGRKMAVSSVTYRFPVARSIKRKILHLTLDKVYGGVFADWGDAFNGAPRWSDFKRDVGVEVRVEAFSFYGYPTRFWLSAAYGMDRFINVSTAQTHGREWRYHCGLTFAFWE; from the coding sequence GTGAAACGGCCGGGACACAATTGGCTTCTCTTCGTTCTTGCTGCCTTGGTTATAGCTGTGGGAACCACGCACAGCCAGCAGGGGGAGTACAACCACCCTGAGTTGGATTGGTTCACCCTGGAGACGGAGCACTTTGCGGTGCACTTTCACGAGGGGGCGGAACGCACTGCCCGCGAGGTGGCGCGCGTTGCCGAACAGATCTATAGCCCGGTCACGGAGCTGTACGGATATCGTCCCGATGGGAAGGTTCACTTTATCATCAAAGACTATGACGACAATTCCAATGGGGCGGCATACTACTACGACAACAAGGTAGAAATTTGGGCACCGCCGATGGATTTTGACCTGCGTGGGACGCATGCCTGGGTCCCCAACGTGGTCACGCACGAATTCTGCCATCTAGTAAGCTTGGGGGCTACACGCAAGATATCCCGTCGCGTGCCAGCGTTCTACTTCCAGGCGGTTGGCCGCGAGGACGAACGGCGCCCCGACGTGGTGCTTGGTTTTCCAGACCGCATCGTTTCCTACCCTTTACCCATGACCATAGTGCCAATGTGGTTCGCCGAAGGCATGGCTCAGTATCAGCGAGCCTCTTTGGGTCACGACAGCTGGGATGCGCATCGCGATATGCTGCTGCGTACGGCGGTGACGGGTGGCGAACTGCTCTCTTTGGATGCCATGGGCGTATTCGGCAACAACAGCATTGGTAACGAACGGGTCTACAACCAGGGTTATGCCCTGGTCATGTACATCGCCCAGCGGTATGGGGAAGGAGCTCTGGCGCGTTTGTGTGCGGCACTGCGCCGACCTTGGCACGTGTCTATGAACGGTGCGGTGCAAAGCGTACTTGGGCTAACGGAGAAAGAGCTCTACGCGGATTGGGTTAGATGGTTGAATGAGCGCTATGAGGCACAGCTAGCTCCGGTGCGGGCGCGTCCGGTTGCGGGAAAGGTGGTGGTAAGCCAGGGCATCTACAACGTGCACCCTGTCTGGTCGCCGGATGGCAAACTCCTCGCATACGTGGGAGTGGGCGCCCGCGACTACTTGAGCCAGACAGCCCTCTTCGTGCAGGAGGGGAGTTCTTCACGGGTTACTGCCGTTGCCCAAGGGGTGCAGGGCAAGGTCTCCTGGTCCCCGGATGGGACGCGGCTCGTCTACGCCCGGCGACGCCTATGCGCCCACGGCTCGCGGTTGTGGGACCTGCATGTGTACGACCTGACGCGCAAGCGCGAAACGCGCCTTACCACAGGTCTCCGCACCCGCGACCCCGACTGGTCCCCTGATGGGACTACCATTGCTTTCGTCGTCGGCAGAGACGGCACCGACAATCTCTACACCATGCGTGCAGATGGGTCATCATTGACTCCTCTTACCTCTAACCATGGTGGTGAGACCATCTTTGGTCCGCGCTGGGCCCCAGACGGAAAACACATCGTGTTCGCAACCGGAAAGCCCCACGGCCGGGGGATCGTGATCATGGATGTGGCCACAGGCGCGACCCGTGTGCTTCTCAATCAAGGCGACGCCCGGGACCCGGTTTTCTCCCCTGACGGAGAATGGATCTACTTCAGCTGGGATCGCACCGGCATCTTCAACATTTACCGGACTGACTGCCTCGGCAGCAGCGTGGAGCAGGTGACGAACGTTGAGGGCGGCGCCTTCATGCCCCATGTGCATGGTACAGGCAGGTTGGTTTATTCCTCCTTCGCGTCAGATGGGTACAAGATCGCAGTCCTGGACACCCTGCCGCAGCCACCCGTGGCGGTCCTTTCTTTAGTCAAACCAGACCTTGAAGGAGATTCTCCGCCTCGGGCCAGCGTGGAGCACGTGGATGGGACCGACCCTTCGCTGGCCGCACGGCCGTATCGCATGACCTACACCCAGCTCGCACTTTTGCCTAGGGTCATGGTTGACTATGGGCGAGTGAAAGCAGGGAGCTATTTCTACTCTTCTGATATGCTCGACCGCTACTCGTTGCTGGGAGGGTTCGGCATCAACACGGCGCGCGACTTTGATGCCTTCGCGATCTTCGAGTACCGGCGCTTCGCGCCCACGATCTTCGTCGAGCTGTACTCCTTTTCGCTGCACATGGACGAGCGCATCGAGATTCTGCAGGGAGAACCCTTGTTGCCAGTGAAGCTGCGGTTCAACGTTTTAGAAGCTGAGATCGGAGCTCGATACTGGTTGTTTGACGCTCTGATGGTCCGGCCCGTCTTCTCGCACGCGGAGTACACGAGCAAAATCGCCGATTTCTACTTCCAGAACCGGCGTTGGTGGTCGCCGGCCAACACCTACTTCATTGGCAATCGGCTCGGATTCGACCTTGAGGCAGATCTCGTTCGGCGGGCCATGGACAGCGAGATTGCGCCAGCAGCCGGACGGAAGGTGCGGCTAGCCTACCGCTACGAATTCAACAAGTTTTTCGAGGACTTTTCCACCGACAACCCTTACGGAACCGTGCAGGAAAAGTACACTCCATACAACTACAATTCGCTGCAGCTGGACTGGCAGGAATACCTGCGGATGCCTCTCACCCGCCATGCCTTAGGGCTGCGCGTGCGCCTTGGGTATATCGATCGGCCCGTGGATAGCTTTTTCAACTTCTTCGCCGGCGGCCTGGACGGCATGCGTGGTTACTCCTACTACAGCATCGAAGGGCGGAAGATGGCGGTGTCCAGCGTTACCTACCGTTTTCCGGTGGCCAGGAGCATCAAACGCAAAATTCTGCACCTAACATTGGACAAGGTCTACGGCGGTGTGTTTGCCGATTGGGGTGATGCGTTCAATGGTGCGCCGCGGTGGAGCGACTTCAAGCGGGACGTGGGCGTAGAAGTCCGGGTGGAGGCCTTCTCCTTCTATGGCTACCCGACGCGCTTCTGGCTAAGTGCCGCCTATGGGATGGACCGCTTCATCAACGTGTCCACGGCGCAGACTCACGGTCGGGAATGGCGTTACCATTGCGGCCTCACGTTTGCGTTTTGGGAGTAG
- a CDS encoding zinc metallopeptidase, with the protein MLFFSPYDWLLLPAIALAMYAQFKVRSTFSHYSRVRAAAGMTGAQVAANILRANGISDVNIEETGGTLSDHYDPRKKVLRLSSGVYSSDSIAALGVAAHEAGHAAQHATGYLPLRLRHSLVPLANFGSSLAIPLFLVGLMLGAVGLMNLGILLFSGAVLFQVVTLPVEFDASRRALAQLRSGHLLREEELSGARRVLSAAALTYIAATAVAVVHLLRLIMMRSSRE; encoded by the coding sequence ATGTTATTCTTTTCCCCTTACGACTGGCTCTTGCTACCGGCCATTGCTTTGGCAATGTACGCGCAGTTCAAGGTTAGGTCCACTTTTAGCCATTACAGCCGCGTACGTGCTGCGGCGGGTATGACCGGAGCGCAGGTTGCGGCTAACATTTTGCGGGCCAATGGGATTAGCGACGTCAACATAGAGGAGACGGGGGGTACGCTCTCCGACCACTACGACCCGCGTAAGAAAGTGCTGCGTCTTTCCTCGGGCGTGTACAGCTCGGACTCCATCGCGGCCTTGGGGGTGGCGGCACACGAGGCTGGACACGCCGCGCAACACGCCACCGGATACCTCCCATTGCGGTTGCGACATAGCCTGGTCCCGTTGGCGAATTTTGGCTCCAGCCTTGCAATCCCACTTTTCTTGGTGGGCTTGATGCTGGGCGCGGTGGGCTTAATGAACCTGGGTATCCTCCTTTTCTCCGGCGCGGTACTTTTCCAGGTCGTTACTCTGCCAGTGGAATTTGATGCCAGTCGTCGGGCCCTTGCACAACTACGCTCTGGTCATCTGCTGCGCGAGGAGGAGCTTTCGGGTGCGCGACGGGTACTCAGTGCTGCTGCTTTGACTTACATTGCTGCCACGGCGGTCGCCGTGGTCCACTTGCTCCGCCTGATCATGATGCGCAGTTCACGTGAGTAA
- a CDS encoding Hsp20/alpha crystallin family protein, whose translation MAFEDWDVLRERALRRAERWARWLNEMGLGESEKIDECNWAPRMDVVETEGEWVVSLDLPGVKKEDVKVNYHDGLLVISGEKKRETTTAPYLSERVYGRFCRSLHVPSSIDPARIEAQLREGVLRVVLPKSEAAKPKSIEVTAE comes from the coding sequence ATGGCGTTTGAGGATTGGGATGTTCTGCGTGAGCGGGCACTGCGCCGCGCCGAGCGGTGGGCGCGCTGGTTAAACGAAATGGGGCTGGGCGAGTCCGAGAAGATTGATGAGTGCAATTGGGCGCCGCGGATGGATGTGGTGGAGACCGAAGGCGAGTGGGTGGTTTCCCTAGATCTGCCCGGGGTCAAGAAGGAAGATGTGAAGGTTAACTACCACGACGGTCTATTGGTGATCAGCGGCGAAAAGAAGCGGGAGACCACCACGGCTCCCTACCTGAGTGAACGGGTCTATGGCCGGTTCTGTCGCAGCCTGCACGTTCCGTCAAGCATCGACCCAGCGCGCATCGAAGCGCAACTGCGGGAAGGAGTGCTTAGGGTGGTGCTGCCGAAGAGCGAAGCAGCTAAACCAAAGTCGATCGAGGTCACTGCAGAATAG
- a CDS encoding oligopeptide transporter, OPT family: MEGTRKSLPANAYRPLEAGEKYEPYVPASQSLPEASGRAIFWGLLMAAVFTAAAAYLGLKIGQVFEAAIPIAILAVGLAGLYARRNTVLENVIIQSIGAASGVIVAGAIFTIPALYILHLQADFFQIFLASLFGGFLGILFLIPLRRYFVAEQHGHLPFPEATATTEVLVTGESGGAQAVVLLIAAAVGGIYDFLIATFGMWSEVISTRLVPWGAALADKAKLVLKLNAGAAVMGLGYIIGLRYASIICAGSFVSWLVLIPITWYFGQHLDSALLPGNVPLAQMSAEQIFTSYIRHIGIGGIACAGIIGIIKNLKIIVQAFTTGFKEIFAGKGGVSARAAVRTDRDIPMSVLVVLLAAVTVCILVFFRAWVVTSWLHAVAALVLALAIAFLFTTVAARATAIVGVNPVSGMTLMTLIISSVILVKLGLSGTAGMLSALLIGTVVCTALSTAGGFITDLKIGYWLGSTPFNQERLKFMGVLVASLAVGGVVLLLNKVYGFVPSAEHPSPMAAPQANAMAAVLNVLFTSSQVPWGLYGAGVFMALTLELLGVPPLAFALGMYLPIELNTPLIVGGLIAHWVAHRSTDEALNTARREKGTLIASGFIAGGSIMGVVSAVLALVAGNRLHVGLAETTVGNWHVGMIVSLVLFVGLCLFLYRYAMSAKVQR; encoded by the coding sequence ATGGAAGGAACCCGTAAGTCGTTGCCTGCGAACGCCTATCGGCCGCTTGAGGCGGGAGAGAAGTATGAGCCGTACGTACCTGCGAGCCAGAGTTTGCCGGAGGCCAGTGGACGGGCTATATTTTGGGGCCTTCTGATGGCCGCGGTGTTCACCGCCGCAGCCGCCTACCTTGGACTGAAGATTGGCCAGGTATTCGAGGCGGCAATTCCCATTGCCATTTTGGCGGTGGGCCTTGCAGGCTTGTATGCCCGTCGCAACACAGTTTTGGAAAATGTCATCATCCAATCCATCGGGGCCGCCTCGGGTGTGATCGTGGCGGGCGCCATCTTCACAATTCCAGCTCTGTACATTCTCCACTTACAGGCGGACTTTTTCCAGATCTTTCTGGCCTCCCTTTTCGGTGGCTTCTTGGGCATCCTTTTCCTGATACCCCTCCGCCGGTACTTCGTGGCTGAGCAGCACGGCCACCTGCCTTTCCCAGAGGCCACCGCCACCACCGAGGTTTTGGTGACAGGCGAAAGCGGCGGCGCGCAGGCAGTGGTGCTCCTCATCGCTGCCGCAGTGGGCGGCATTTACGACTTTCTGATCGCCACCTTTGGCATGTGGAGCGAGGTCATTTCCACCCGACTGGTCCCATGGGGCGCAGCCCTAGCAGACAAGGCAAAGCTGGTACTAAAACTGAACGCCGGTGCCGCAGTGATGGGCCTTGGCTACATCATCGGCCTGCGCTACGCCTCGATCATTTGCGCGGGGAGTTTCGTCTCATGGTTGGTCCTCATACCCATCACCTGGTACTTCGGGCAACACCTCGACAGTGCGCTGCTCCCCGGCAATGTGCCACTGGCCCAGATGTCTGCCGAGCAGATCTTCACCAGCTACATCCGGCACATCGGCATCGGGGGCATCGCCTGCGCCGGAATCATCGGCATCATCAAGAACCTTAAGATCATCGTCCAGGCGTTCACCACGGGGTTCAAGGAGATATTCGCGGGCAAAGGGGGTGTCTCAGCTCGAGCCGCTGTGCGCACCGACCGTGATATCCCGATGTCCGTTCTCGTCGTCCTCCTGGCTGCGGTCACCGTGTGCATACTGGTCTTTTTCCGCGCGTGGGTGGTAACCAGTTGGTTGCATGCCGTGGCGGCTCTGGTGTTGGCGCTGGCAATCGCCTTCCTCTTCACGACGGTGGCGGCTCGGGCCACCGCGATTGTGGGTGTAAACCCCGTTTCCGGCATGACGCTGATGACCCTGATCATCAGCAGCGTCATTCTGGTAAAGCTGGGCCTCTCTGGGACGGCGGGAATGCTCTCAGCCCTGCTCATCGGCACGGTGGTATGCACCGCCCTCTCCACGGCAGGCGGTTTCATCACCGACCTCAAGATCGGCTATTGGCTCGGCTCTACCCCCTTTAACCAGGAACGATTGAAATTCATGGGTGTGCTGGTGGCCTCGCTCGCAGTGGGGGGAGTGGTTTTGCTCTTGAACAAGGTATATGGCTTCGTCCCCAGTGCCGAGCACCCTTCACCCATGGCGGCACCTCAGGCCAATGCCATGGCCGCGGTCCTCAATGTGCTCTTCACTAGCTCTCAAGTACCGTGGGGCCTTTATGGCGCAGGTGTGTTCATGGCCTTAACCCTGGAGCTTTTGGGCGTGCCGCCCTTAGCATTTGCCCTTGGTATGTACCTCCCAATCGAGCTGAACACTCCGCTTATTGTTGGCGGACTGATAGCGCACTGGGTGGCACACCGGAGCACGGACGAGGCGCTGAACACCGCACGCCGCGAGAAGGGCACGTTGATCGCCTCCGGTTTCATTGCCGGCGGTTCCATCATGGGCGTGGTGAGCGCTGTCTTGGCGCTTGTCGCGGGCAACCGCCTGCACGTCGGTTTGGCGGAAACAACGGTGGGAAACTGGCATGTGGGGATGATTGTGAGCCTGGTCCTGTTTGTGGGTCTGTGCCTCTTTCTTTATCGCTATGCCATGAGCGCCAAAGTCCAGCGGTGA